Genomic DNA from Desulfurivibrio alkaliphilus AHT 2:
ACCGTTACCCCGACGGCAGTTGTTATTACCTGGCCCGGGCCCTGGCCCGGCGCCTGGAAGTGGACCCCCGGCGGCTGGTGTTCGGCAACGGCTCCAACGAGATCATCGGCCTGCTGGCCGCCGCTTTTCTGGGCCCAGGCGATGAGGTGATCACCTCGCATCCCACCTTCCTGGTTTACCAGAACGTGGTCCAGGCCCAGGGCGGGGTCAACCGGGTGGTGCCGCTGCTCGACATGCGTCACGACCTGGAGGCGATGGCTGCGCAGATTAACGAGCAAACCCGGATGATTTTTCTCGATAATCCCAACAATCCCACCGGGACGGTGTTCACCGCCGCCGAATTTGAAGATTTTCTTTCCCGGGTGCCCCGGCGGGTGATCGTGGTGCTGGACGAGGCTTACGTGGATTTCGTGGAGCCCGAGTTGCGCCTGGACGCCCGGCAATACCTGGATGGTCAGGTGCCGGTGGTGGCCCTGCGCACCTTCTCCAAGGCTTATGGGCTGGCCGGTTTGCGGGTTGGTTACGGCCTGATGCACGAGGAACTGGCCGCTTACCTGCACCGGGTGCGGCAGCCCTTTAATGTTAACAGCCCGGCCCAGATCGGGGCTTTGGCCGCTCTGGAAGATGAAGAGCATTACCGGCTGACCCTGGAAACCACCAGGCGGGAGAAAGCGCGGTTGCGGCAGGCGGTGGAAAAGCTGGGTTGCCGCACCTTTGCCAGCCAGGCCAACTTTTTCCTCATCGATGTCGGCGGCGACGGTAAGGCCCTTTATGAGCACCTGTTGCGCCAGGGGGTAATCGTGCGCCCCATGCAGGCTTACGGCTACCCCCAGTACATTCGGATCACCCCCGGCCGCCCCGATGAAAATGACCGTTTCCTGCGTAGTTTGGAACAAAGCCTCAAGGAGTTGGCTTATGGCCGCTGACAAGAAAGCCGTGGTAACCATCGATGGGCCTTCCGGGGCGGGGAAAAGCACCATCAGCCGTAGGCTGGCGGCACGACTGGATTATACCTACCTGGACACCGGGGCCATGTACCGGGCGGTGGGGTTGCACGTGCGGCGGCGGGCGGTTGATGCCGAGGATGCCGAGGCCCTGGAAGCCTGCCTGGAAGAACTGGCCATCGAGCTGCTGCCCGCCGGCGATGATGATGTTTTGGTGTTGCTCAACGGCGAGGATGTCTCCGGGATCGTCCGCAGTGCCGAGATGGGGCTGGTTGCCTCGCAAATATCCGCCTACCCCCAAGTGCGTCGCAAGCTCACCGAACTGCAGCGCCGGCTGGCCGCCACCGGGGGCCTGGTGGCCGAAGGTCGCGATATGGGGACGGTGGTCTTTCCCGATGCCCTGCACAAGTTCTACCTGGATGCCGCACCCGAGGAGCGGGCCCGGCGCCGTTGTGAACAGTTGCGGCAACGGGGCGAGAACCCGGAGCCCAAAGAGATTCTGGAGCAGATCATCAAGCGTGACCATGACGATGCCAGCCGGGCGTTGGCGCCCCTGCGGCCGGCC
This window encodes:
- the hisC gene encoding histidinol-phosphate transaminase, which gives rise to MTIKVAAHIAELVPYPPGKPIEELEREYGISGSIKLASNENGLGPSPRAVKAIAESLSNLHRYPDGSCYYLARALARRLEVDPRRLVFGNGSNEIIGLLAAAFLGPGDEVITSHPTFLVYQNVVQAQGGVNRVVPLLDMRHDLEAMAAQINEQTRMIFLDNPNNPTGTVFTAAEFEDFLSRVPRRVIVVLDEAYVDFVEPELRLDARQYLDGQVPVVALRTFSKAYGLAGLRVGYGLMHEELAAYLHRVRQPFNVNSPAQIGALAALEDEEHYRLTLETTRREKARLRQAVEKLGCRTFASQANFFLIDVGGDGKALYEHLLRQGVIVRPMQAYGYPQYIRITPGRPDENDRFLRSLEQSLKELAYGR
- the cmk gene encoding (d)CMP kinase, yielding MAADKKAVVTIDGPSGAGKSTISRRLAARLDYTYLDTGAMYRAVGLHVRRRAVDAEDAEALEACLEELAIELLPAGDDDVLVLLNGEDVSGIVRSAEMGLVASQISAYPQVRRKLTELQRRLAATGGLVAEGRDMGTVVFPDALHKFYLDAAPEERARRRCEQLRQRGENPEPKEILEQIIKRDHDDASRALAPLRPADDAVIVDSSQMPLEAVVEFMLANIKGFAMLGEN